The sequence below is a genomic window from Psychrilyobacter piezotolerans.
ATTGAAAAAATCAGCTATATAAATAAAGAATTAGCGTTTCAAAATTTAGCTGCCCAACTGGGACTCAGTAATCGCGGGATAAATAATCCCCTCTTAAACTCCTTTATAGTAAAAACTGAAGGAGAAAAAAACCTAAATGAAGCAAAAGTGATTATCGATGAGATCGATGGTGTAAAAGAAGTCGTAATCAATAAAAAAAGGGTCGCTGCACTGGATGAAAAAATAAAAAGAAATAATAAGCTTATAATCGGATTACTTATCATCACACTTCTGCCTATAAAAATAATGATATTTAATATAATGCATAGCAGTGTCGTCAGCCAAAATCATGATATAGAAGCTAAACTATATCTCGGCATGGAAAAAAAAGAGATCTTAAGGCCCTATTATTTTATAAATAATATAAAATTTATCTCGGCAGCTGTTATAGGCAGTTTAATTTTTTTAAACCTCTATGAATTTATCCGCACTGAAATAGCAGGATTAAATTACCTGGCCTCTACCATCCAGGCTGGAATCGTTGTGGGAATCATCATTATCCTTGTGAGCTTAAGTTTTCCATTTCTATCCTTTAACCTGATAAAGGTTAAGAGGTAGGTCAATGAAGAAACTAATATTTTGCCTGATCACAATAATTATTACCACAACCACATTTTCCAACAGCTTAGATGAAAAAAAAAATCAGATCAATCAGATTGAAAATGAGATCAAAAGAAAGGGTGAAGAGATAAAAAAAAACACTCAAAAGATCAAAACCATAGATAAAAAAACCGAAACACTGAAAGAACAGATAACCCGTGTAGAAAAAGAATTAAAAATTATTGAAAGCGAGAAAGAACTCCTCAAGGCAAAAATTGATGTGGTCAGCAGGAAGGTCGATTATGGGAAACGGAATCTGAAATTCAGTTCCAAAGAACTCGCTAATATGGAAAATGATTATGTGGCTATGCTCCAGTCATGGCAGAAAAAAGAGATAACCGATGAAGTCGACACCTATAATTTTAAGGAAATCCTCAAGGCCAATCAGGAGAGGCAGGAGGAGATAAAAAGTGTCCAGCACAATATAAAAAAAGTCAAAGAAGATATCGAGAATGAGCAGCGAAATCTTAAAAAACTTCAATCCCAGCTGGCTTATAAAGAACGTCAGCAGGAGAGCAAGAAAAGACAGCACAACAATCTAATAGCACAATATAATAAAGATAAGAAGCTAACAACAGCCAAAACAAAACAAGCTGAAAATACAATAACTAACCTTCAAAAACAAAAAGCTGCCATTGAAAAAGAGATCGATAATATAATCAGAACCAGAACCAAACAACTGGGAAATGTAAATTATTCAACTGTTGCTAAATATTTAGGAAGTTTTAAAAGCCCCATCTCTGGAAGGGTCGTAGTTGGATTTAATGAAGCCAAGGTAGGAGGAATCCGTAGTTCCGGGCAGGAGATCCAGGGAAATCTAGGAGACCGGGTTGTTTCTGCAAATAAAGGGAAGGTTATCTATGCAGGTAAATTTATGAATATGGGAAAAGTTGTCATGATAGATCATGGATATAACCTGATCACTATTTACGGAAACCTGATTTCTAACTATGTAAAGTTAGGACAAACGGTAGGAAAAGGCAGTGAAATCGGGATTTTAGGACTTAACTTAGACGGGAGATCATATCTTTATTACGAGACCAGGTTTAACCTGAAATCCTCTAATCCAGATAATTTTTAGATCCAGATTTTCTGTTTATACATTTAAATATACACATTTGACCATAGGTCATACAGGGGGAGAAAGATGAAAAAAAAGGTATGTATCATATATAATACCTCTAAAAAAGATGCAATAAAATTTTATGAAGTATCCAAGGAATTCTTTGAAAATTGCGGTATAGAGGTCCAGCCAGAGATAGAAGGATCAGCCTTTGTTGTGGTAATTGGTGGTGACGGAACCCTCCTAAAGGCCAGCAAGGAAATAGCTGCCCACAATAAATTTGCCGTTGCTGTAAATATGGGAAGTCTTGGATTTCTTACAGATATAAGGAGGATCGAAGCTCTTCAAGTTTTTGAAGATGTTTTGATGGGAAACTATAAGTTAGAGGAAAGGCATATGCTGGAGGTAGAGGTCGGCGGAAAAACATATACCGGACTCAATGAGGTGGTTATGGCAAAGGGAGGTATCCTGCAAAAGTTAATCAGGATCAGAGCTTCAGGGGAACACTATATCAATACCTACAGGGCAGATGGATTAATTGTTGCTACTCCCACAGGGTCAACAGGCTATTCCCTTTCAGCAGGAGGACCCATCATCAGACCGAATTTAGATGTTCTTTTAATTACTCCCATTGCCCCGCACAACTTAAGTACCAGACCTATAATAGTAGATGGCAAAGAGGAGATCACATTAAAATTAGAGGAAAGAGAAGGTTCAGCTTATGTAGCTGTGGATGGAGATGATATTATCGAGATTACTAAAGATGACACCGTTAAAATAAAATATTCAGATAAAAAATTAAAGTTGGTGCTGCCAAAATCAAGAAACTATTATTCTGTTTTAAGGGAAAAATTAAAGTGGGGAGATAAGATATGTTAAGGGAACTTCGAATTGAAAATTTAGCAATTATAGATAAATTAGAATTAGAATTTCAAGATAAATTAATAGCTCTCACAGGGGAAACAGGAGCAGGAAAGTCTATTATCCTTACAGGTATCAACCTTCTTATCGGCGAAAAAACCAATATGGAGATGCTCCGGGACGGGGCAGACTATCTTCTGGCTGAAGGTGTATTCGATGCCGATGAAAACCAGGTCCGTGAACTCCATGAGATGGGAATAGATGTAGAAAACAACGAGATAATTGTCCAAAGAAGGATGGAATCCAATGGCCGGGGAAAAGCCTTTGTAAATGGCAGAAGAGTACCCATGAGCAACCTGAGAGAAATCATGGGTACCCTGGTTGATATCGTAGGCCAGCACTCCCACCAGATGCTCCTTCATAGAGGAAATCATATAAAATTAATCGACAGATTTTTAAATAAAGATGAACATCTTATCAAAGACCAGCTGGGAAGTATTGTCTCCAGCTATGAGGAGATTCACAGACTCCTGATCCAGCTTTCTGAAACAAGAAATAATATCAAAGAGAAAAAGGATCTCTACGAATATCAGCTGGCCGAGATTGAAGAAGTCAACTTATCTGAAAATGAAGATGAAGAATTAGAGGATGAGTATAAGATCCTTTTTAATGCCGGTAAAATCACTGAAAAACTAAAAAATTCCTATTATAGTATCAGTGAGGGAGAGATAAATGTCACATCTCTACTCCATAATGTAAAAAAAAATATGGAATCCCTCTCCGGGTATGGTAAAGATTATGAGGCTATCTTTGAAAAAGTAGAAAAAATCTACTATGAAGTTGAAGACCTCACATACAATATAGAAAATATTCAGGATAGCATGGATGTGGATGAGTACCGGCTAAATGCTGTAGTGGACAGACTGGATAAGGTAAACAACCTCAAGAAAAAATATGGGGAAGATATCCCGGAAATTTTAGGATACCAGGATAAGATTAAAAAGGAATTGGATCTTCTGGATGAAAGTGATTTTGAGGAAAAAAAATTAAATAAAAAGATGGAAGATCTCCTAAAAAAATATAAAACCGTAGCTGCCGATTTATCTGCTGCCCGTAAGGTCAAAGCTAAGCTGATAGAGGAAAGTCTGACTTCTGAGCTGATCTATTTAAATATGAAGGATGCCAGGTTTAAAGTGGATTTTAAAGTGGATGAAAAGATCTCCAGATCAGGGATGGATATAGTAGAATTTATGATAGCTCCCAACCTGGGCCAGGAGATGAAGCCTCTGGCTAAGGTGGTTTCCGGCGGAGAGATGAGCAGGATCATGCTGGCTCTAAAAGTGATATTTTCAGCTGTGGATAATGTCCCTATACTGGTATTTGACGAGATCGATACCGGGGTAGGGGGAGAAACCGTGAGAAAGATAGCCGATAAACTATATGACATCGGGGAGAATGCCCAGATCATATGTATAACCCATTCCCCTGCCATCGCAGCCAAGGCAAGCCAGCAATTTTATATTGAGAAAAAAAATATTCAGGGAAAAACCATAGCCACAGTAAAAAACCTAAATCCAGAAGAGAGAATAGATGAGATAGCACGAATGTTAGCAGGAGATCAGGTCAGTATCAGTGTGAAAAATCATGCAAAAGATCTATTAAAAGGCAATTGATAATTAAATAAAGCTTTTGACGCTGACTTTAACAGACTAGAAAAACGACTATTGACGACTACAGTTTTCTGCGTAGAGATAATCAGAGAAAATCGGTGTTAATTGGTGACAAAAAAGGTTTGGTTATTAGTTTCGCAGAATGCGATTGGAGGATTAGATGCTTGAGAAAGTTCCAGGGTACAAAGAATTCGAAAAACACATGAAAGACAGCAGCTTTAGTTACAACAGCTGCGAAGCCTACAAAAAAGATATCGATGATTTCTTTATCTTTATCAGGTATAAACCTCTAAATGAAATAATAAAGGAGGACATCTTAAACTTCATAAGAGATCTGAAAAAAGTCTATTCCAACAACAGTATCAACAGAAAAATAATATCTATCCGGGGATATTTAAAATATTTTTACAAAAATGGTATAATTGATAGTCTGCCCATGGAAAAGATAAAAAATCTACCTCCTGAAAAAAGAACTTTAGAAATATTGAGTTTAAAGGAGATAGATAAACTGAGGGAGGTTATGGATGACTCCCCAAAAGAATATAGGGATAAGATCATCTTAGATATCCTCTATGATACCGGTATTTTAATCTCAGAGGTTTTAGATCTCAGGTGTGAAGATCTGATCTCAGAAGATTATAAAGCTATCACTCAGATTAAGGGGACCAAAATAAACAAGATCCCTTTGGACGACTCTTTAAGTGAACGATTACAGATATTTATAGAAGAGAAAAGAGATGAACTCCGAAATAAAAACACCAAGATATTTTCCAGTGTTTCCAGACAAAATTATAGAGCCAGGCTGATACAATATGGAAAAAGAGCCGGCTTAGACAGGGAAATATATACCCATATGATCAGAAATTCCGTCCTAAAAAATATTTTAGACACAGAGGGTGCCCATGTGGTAAAGGAAAGGATGGGGTATTCAACCATTCAAAATACCAGTCTTTACAGCAGCAGAAATACAGGAAAAATCAAGGAAAAATATATGGAGATAGGAATCGGAGATGAGTAGGGGTAATTCATGAATTACCCCCTACCTCTATTAATAATATAAGAAAAAAGGAGATTTAATGAAAGCAGGATTTATAGCAGTAGTAGGAAGGCCAAATGTAGGAAAATCTACATTGATGAATAAGATAGTAAATGAAAAGGTAGCCATAGTTTCTAACAAAGCCGGGACAACCAGAGATTCAATCAAGGGAATATTGACTATCCAGGATACACAATATGTATTCATTGATACTCCGGGAATCCATAAACCTAAACATCTTTTAGGTGAACATATGACCAATACAGCCATCAGTGCACTAAAAGAAGTGGAAGCAGTTATTATGGTACTGGACGGGACTCAGGAGATCAGTACAGGAGATCAATTTGTCTTCGATAAGATTATGAAAGCTCCTAATACTCCTAGAATTGCTATTATCAATAAGATTGACCTTATGAAAGACGAGGAGATCGAGGAAAAAATCGGGGAAATCAAAGCAAAATTAGGGAATTTCCACAAGATCGTAACTATGTCAGCTGAATATGCCATCGGTATTCCTAAGTTATTGGAAGCTATCGATCCATTTTTAGAGGAAGGCATCATGTACTATCCTGAAGATATGTATACCGATATGCCTATGTATAGGATGATCATAGAGATTGTTAGGGAAAAAATATTAACTAGAACCAGAGATGAAATCCCTCATTCTATCGCTGTTGAGATCATCAATGTAGAAAGAAGGGAAAACGGTAAGGATAAATATGATATCAATATCTATGTGGAAAGAGATTCTCAAAAAGGGATAGTTATCGGTAAAAAGGGAGCTCTTTTAAAAGCTGTTGGTACCGATGCCAGAAAAGATATCGAAACTTTGTTGGAGAAAAAAATATACTTAAACCTATGGGTTAAAGTTAAGGATAACTGGAGAAAGAAAAAGCCATTCTTAAAGGAAATGGGATATAACTTAGACGAATTATAAAAACTAGGGGGATTTTTCCTCCTTTTTTGCTAATACCTATAAATTAGCCACGAATTAACACCAATATTCACTAATAGTGACAAAAAAGTAAGACTCTTATATAATTGAAGTAAGCAGTTTATAGATTAGATTGGTGGCAGAAATAATTTACGTCAAGGATTTTGAATTAGCGTAATTCGCGGTAAAAAACGGTCTTAATTCTGTGTCAAAAGAACAATCGGATCTTAGTCTGCGTCAGGATTTTTTATTTTTTATTTCGTGATAATTCATGTAATTCGTGACCAAAAAGAGGGGGAGGAATGGGGAAAAAATACAGGATACTCATCGTCAGTGATACAGAAATTTTGGGACGATATCCCATGGATAAGTTAAAAAATATGTTTTCCGATATTGATTTTATAATTTCAGCAGGAGATCTGGGAAATGATTATTTGGATTATCTTTTTACAACTCTCAATAAGGATGTCATCTATGTCAATGGAAATCATGTCTATAAGAAGGGGCACGATATCTCATTTTGTAAAAATATAGATGGAAAAATTATAAAATATAAGGGGCTGAAAATATTCGGCCTGGGAGGGAGTAAAAAATACTCCTACCAGGAAAATCAATACTCGGAGTTTGAGATGACCCAGAGGATAATCTTAAATTTAGGATACCTTTTCTGGGGAAACCTGGACATCATGGTAACCCATACTCCCCCTCGAAGGATCAATGACCGGGAAGATTTTACCCACCAGGGATTTGAGGTATTTCATAAAATTTTAAAATATTTTAAACCTAAATTATGGATCCATGGGCATATTCATCTGGTTTCCCATATGGATACCCAGGAAACCATCGTAGGAAATACCAGGATCGTCAATGCCTACGGGTATAAAGTTATAGAATATATGAAAAATTAGGAGGTCTTTATGATTAATTCATATATCCAGGAGGAAGCTAAAAATGCTTATGATAAATTTGTAGGAAAGGGTAAGATCTTGGGGATTCCTCTGGGTCACAGAGAGGAATTGAAGAAATTTTCAGATATACAGAAAGAACTATCTGCCTATAACAACTCCTGCCTGGGACTTCAAAGTGTTCCCCTCTCTAAAATTGTCGGCAGTGTTCAGAAAACCGAAGATTTTAAGAAGGGATTTATTCCTAAAAACAGTATCGTCAAGATAAGATGGTGCAACATCTATATTGAGATGCTGGGAGATTTCAAACTTCCCCCGGTTGATCTCTATAAAATAAGGGATGAATACTATGTCTATGACGGCAACCACAGGGTTTCTGTGGCTCATTTTCTTAATTTTTCATCTATAGAGGCTGTAGTAACCGAATTTTTTTCAGGGGAAGACAGTCAGGAGGAGATGAACTACAGGGAAAAGTTTAAATTTACCAAACAAACCCAGCTGAACCTTGATCTGACAGAAAGCGGAGACTACAAGAAACTCCTGGATGATATTGAAGGTTTAGAAGGTGGCAGGAGCCTTATTGATAAATCCAAATATTGGCATCAATATATATACCATCCTATTATAAAAATTTTAAAATTTAATGGGATGGCTACATATGAAAAACTAGAGGGAGACCTCTATATAAAGTTTTTAGAACACAGAGGGTATCTGATCAACACCACTAAAAAATATGATTATTCCTATGCCCTGGTTGATTATCTCAATATGATCTACCTTCAGAAGAAATATACCATCCAGACCCAGATAAAGATCAATCATTATATAGATTCCCTCATTAGAAGGCTCTACAAATTAGATAAGGAAAGATCCATGGATAAGGTCCAAAAAGATAAACTTTCAGATCTCCGGGGATTGATCAGGGGTGATTTTACAGATGAACTCTATTTTTCCAGGGTCATCAGGGAAGATATCAGATCATGGTATTATACAAAAGTCCGAACAACTATAGATATTTTTAAAGAAAAATCCAGATCATTTGAAAGTTCCAGATTGATTCAGACAAACCAGCTGAAATTATACAGGGAATTAACGGACTATATGAATTATTATAAAAAAATTCATTCAAATATCTCCATAAGGGAAGGAATTTTAGACTATATCCTGGAAATTTTAATGCCTACATTTAACTACCTTTCCCATAAAAAAATAGATAAAGATGAATTTATTATACAGTACTTTAAATTCAGTCATAGAAAAATTAAATTTTTAAAGAATGGAAAAAATATAAGCCTGGAAGAATTGGACGACCTCTACCTGGATATTGGATCGGAAAGTTCCACCATCCAGGACTGGCTTTCCAAAACATTGAAAAAGGAAAAAACTTTTAAGGGGGATATCCTAAAAGGGGTCAAAGAACTCCTCCTCATAAAGGGGCAGGATGTAGAAACTTTTGTTGAATTGATGGATCTTTACGAGGGAACCACAAACTATAAAACTATCCTCCATATAAAAAAACAAATCTGGAATTTTGTGGAACAATATCCTTCCGATGACTGGGTCAAAGGTAAATTTGCTGTGGATCTGGAAAAATTAACCCATAATAAAGAGGGATTAAAGTTTTTTAAAACCGAAAGATTTATGCACTTCATCCGGGGA
It includes:
- a CDS encoding cell division protein FtsX, whose product is MFKKIRQMNTEINELIQKNITYYTLSFTTLICAFLFFNISLISIYNIHQSNKTLNKSYALSVYMNNNVSQNSIEKIEKSILNLQGIEKISYINKELAFQNLAAQLGLSNRGINNPLLNSFIVKTEGEKNLNEAKVIIDEIDGVKEVVINKKRVAALDEKIKRNNKLIIGLLIITLLPIKIMIFNIMHSSVVSQNHDIEAKLYLGMEKKEILRPYYFINNIKFISAAVIGSLIFLNLYEFIRTEIAGLNYLASTIQAGIVVGIIIILVSLSFPFLSFNLIKVKR
- a CDS encoding murein hydrolase activator EnvC family protein yields the protein MKKLIFCLITIIITTTTFSNSLDEKKNQINQIENEIKRKGEEIKKNTQKIKTIDKKTETLKEQITRVEKELKIIESEKELLKAKIDVVSRKVDYGKRNLKFSSKELANMENDYVAMLQSWQKKEITDEVDTYNFKEILKANQERQEEIKSVQHNIKKVKEDIENEQRNLKKLQSQLAYKERQQESKKRQHNNLIAQYNKDKKLTTAKTKQAENTITNLQKQKAAIEKEIDNIIRTRTKQLGNVNYSTVAKYLGSFKSPISGRVVVGFNEAKVGGIRSSGQEIQGNLGDRVVSANKGKVIYAGKFMNMGKVVMIDHGYNLITIYGNLISNYVKLGQTVGKGSEIGILGLNLDGRSYLYYETRFNLKSSNPDNF
- a CDS encoding NAD(+)/NADH kinase, which translates into the protein MKKKVCIIYNTSKKDAIKFYEVSKEFFENCGIEVQPEIEGSAFVVVIGGDGTLLKASKEIAAHNKFAVAVNMGSLGFLTDIRRIEALQVFEDVLMGNYKLEERHMLEVEVGGKTYTGLNEVVMAKGGILQKLIRIRASGEHYINTYRADGLIVATPTGSTGYSLSAGGPIIRPNLDVLLITPIAPHNLSTRPIIVDGKEEITLKLEEREGSAYVAVDGDDIIEITKDDTVKIKYSDKKLKLVLPKSRNYYSVLREKLKWGDKIC
- the recN gene encoding DNA repair protein RecN, whose protein sequence is MLRELRIENLAIIDKLELEFQDKLIALTGETGAGKSIILTGINLLIGEKTNMEMLRDGADYLLAEGVFDADENQVRELHEMGIDVENNEIIVQRRMESNGRGKAFVNGRRVPMSNLREIMGTLVDIVGQHSHQMLLHRGNHIKLIDRFLNKDEHLIKDQLGSIVSSYEEIHRLLIQLSETRNNIKEKKDLYEYQLAEIEEVNLSENEDEELEDEYKILFNAGKITEKLKNSYYSISEGEINVTSLLHNVKKNMESLSGYGKDYEAIFEKVEKIYYEVEDLTYNIENIQDSMDVDEYRLNAVVDRLDKVNNLKKKYGEDIPEILGYQDKIKKELDLLDESDFEEKKLNKKMEDLLKKYKTVAADLSAARKVKAKLIEESLTSELIYLNMKDARFKVDFKVDEKISRSGMDIVEFMIAPNLGQEMKPLAKVVSGGEMSRIMLALKVIFSAVDNVPILVFDEIDTGVGGETVRKIADKLYDIGENAQIICITHSPAIAAKASQQFYIEKKNIQGKTIATVKNLNPEERIDEIARMLAGDQVSISVKNHAKDLLKGN
- a CDS encoding tyrosine-type recombinase/integrase; this encodes MLEKVPGYKEFEKHMKDSSFSYNSCEAYKKDIDDFFIFIRYKPLNEIIKEDILNFIRDLKKVYSNNSINRKIISIRGYLKYFYKNGIIDSLPMEKIKNLPPEKRTLEILSLKEIDKLREVMDDSPKEYRDKIILDILYDTGILISEVLDLRCEDLISEDYKAITQIKGTKINKIPLDDSLSERLQIFIEEKRDELRNKNTKIFSSVSRQNYRARLIQYGKRAGLDREIYTHMIRNSVLKNILDTEGAHVVKERMGYSTIQNTSLYSSRNTGKIKEKYMEIGIGDE
- the era gene encoding GTPase Era, yielding MKAGFIAVVGRPNVGKSTLMNKIVNEKVAIVSNKAGTTRDSIKGILTIQDTQYVFIDTPGIHKPKHLLGEHMTNTAISALKEVEAVIMVLDGTQEISTGDQFVFDKIMKAPNTPRIAIINKIDLMKDEEIEEKIGEIKAKLGNFHKIVTMSAEYAIGIPKLLEAIDPFLEEGIMYYPEDMYTDMPMYRMIIEIVREKILTRTRDEIPHSIAVEIINVERRENGKDKYDINIYVERDSQKGIVIGKKGALLKAVGTDARKDIETLLEKKIYLNLWVKVKDNWRKKKPFLKEMGYNLDEL
- a CDS encoding metallophosphoesterase family protein, whose amino-acid sequence is MGKKYRILIVSDTEILGRYPMDKLKNMFSDIDFIISAGDLGNDYLDYLFTTLNKDVIYVNGNHVYKKGHDISFCKNIDGKIIKYKGLKIFGLGGSKKYSYQENQYSEFEMTQRIILNLGYLFWGNLDIMVTHTPPRRINDREDFTHQGFEVFHKILKYFKPKLWIHGHIHLVSHMDTQETIVGNTRIVNAYGYKVIEYMKN